Proteins encoded by one window of Lathyrus oleraceus cultivar Zhongwan6 chromosome 1, CAAS_Psat_ZW6_1.0, whole genome shotgun sequence:
- the LOC127130600 gene encoding uncharacterized protein LOC127130600, translating into MVGDKGDTSKKQQPQQHQQTSSSPKPPHEESSPSQQVVVVSGTNPFISSPLYVSTGASSSPFENQFETTTLNTTKRPRYSGQWKLLPSPPSQQQQKQPQAQTQINILNPTTESKSTTPSPSNPQQQQPQTHTTTTPLAASSSDTTSSQSLDHLSPMPSQEFGNKQELEQQVHQQLRKGKYVSPVWKPNEMLWLARAWKEQYQTGSDSSQQQQQQQQQSELGMSRGKTRADKDKEVAEFLNKHGVNRDAKTAGTKWDNMLGEFRKVYEWERGGEREQIGKSYFRLSPYERKLHRLPASFDEEVFEELSQFMGSRMRSSSHGGRIGSSSFVSCDETRTRSLPPPRPFKDDELPLSARTKQLAVTSGGGEPFFHGHRGNILGLDSMMEISTPCANTKELRRIGKIKMTWEESVSLWGEEGEVHRGRVRLQNSSFLHADEITCFDDAMVICPLESFEDGPLKGFSVDRFVSGQQVKVFGRRKSSSTSSSGFAERVQPINKPIPIRSIVPLDYRDPTEYYMDHLLHVSSPQSLPSLFELKHYLQEPPLPNLRFPLRKEVFEDLPQGKEFFFTTTSEPLDCRSIIYDIVGPIIRNNNNNPSCCTLPFSSRDSFIGVWDDCINRVVSRFCREDVVITRKPFSYWSNSQSQDTLLLLQDEWPNVSGFVNNFCLWRGEECEEFKENHIQQQNPSSSIIQKLLWSYLDLPYILGYYAIGNKVTFCAISKSQEDGKIIRTDLHQVNLTTPSERFKALVPCFRIGILLSILSRQCLTMQKGSFVYSDFERYSFGNGVIIEMTPNTCKRVYSEKRKWCSVKEVYEILDHRIPHSEFLFKVVEDIYDMSLVFKPRGIRVKPLNIEQLVEALKYVTKALVALHDLSFMHRDLGWENVMMREGGEWFVSGFDEAAGAPELNKYVKEGATAERGRHAPEMERGLHGVKVDVWGVGYLIMTSGLMSVPKMLRELQNWCMEQNPEQRPTAADCYHHLLQLQSSLMVSGGVAGGGGLM; encoded by the exons ATGGTTGGTGACAAAGGAGACACATCCAAGaaacaacaacctcaacaacatcaacaaacCTCATCTTCTCCAAAACCACCACACGAAGAATCATCACCATCGCAGCAAGTTGTTGTTGTCAGTGGAACCAACCCTTTCATTTCATCTCCTCTTTATGTCTCAACTGGTGCAAGTTCTTCACCCTTTGAAAATCAATTCGAAACAACAACCTTAAACACAACAAAAAGACCAAGATATAGTGGACAATGGAAGCTTCTACCATCACCACcatcacaacaacaacaaaaacaaccTCAAGCTCAAACTCAAATCAACATTCTTAATCCAACAACAGAATCAAAATCAACAACCCCTTCACCATCAAatcctcaacaacaacaacctcaaaCACACACTACAACAACACCTTTAGCCGCTTCTTCATCTGACACTACATCTTCACAATCTCTTGATCATCTCTCACCAATGCCTTCTCAAGAATTTGGAAACAAACAAGAACTAGAACAACAAGTTCATCAACAACTCCGAAAAGGTAAATATGTAAGTCCTGTTTGGAAACCAAATGAAATGCTATGGTTAGCAAGAGCATGGAAAGAACAATACCAAACAGGTTCAGATTCATctcaacaacaacagcaacaacaacaacaatcagAGTTGGGAATGAGTAGAGGTAAAACAAGAGCTGACAAAGACAAAGAAGTTGCTGAATTTCTAAACAAACATGGTGTTAATAGAGACGCCAAAACCGCAG GTACTAAATGGGATAACATGCTAGGTGAATTTAGGAAAGTTTATGAATGGGAAAGAGGTGGTGAAAGAGAACAAATTGGAAAAAGCTATTTTAGGCTTTCACCTTATGAAAGAAAGTTGCATAGGTTACCAGCTTCTTTTGATGAAGAAGTTTTTGAAGAACTTTCACAGTTCATGGGATCAAGAATGAGATCTTCTTCTCATGGTGGTAGAATTGGTTCTTCTTCTTTTGTTTCTTGTGATGAAACTAGAACAAGATCTCTTCCTCCTCCAAGACCCTTCAAAGATGATGAACTTCCTCTATCAG CTAGGACAAAGCAATTGGCAGTGACAAGTGGTGGAGGTGAACCATTTTTTCATGGTCATAGAGGGAACATATTAGGGTTAGATTCTATGATGGAGATTTCAACACCTTGTGCTAATACAAAAGAATTAAGAAGAATTGGTAAGATAAAAATGACATGGGAAGAATCAGTGAGTTTATGGGGAGAAGAAGGCGAAGTTCATAGAGGGAGAGTGAGGCTACAAAATTCAAGTTTTCTACATGCTGATGAAATAACTTGTTTTGATGATGCAATGGTGATTTGTCCTTTGGAATCTTTTGAGGATGGTCCTTTGAAAGGTTTTTCAGTTGATAGATTTGTTTCTGGACAACAAGTTAAAGTTTTTGGAAGAAGAAAATCTTCTTCAACTTCTTCTAGTG GTTTTGCTGAAAGAGTTCAACCTATTAACAAACCAATTCCTATAAGAT CAATTGTTCCATTGGATTATAGAGACCCAACTGAGTACTACATGGATCATCTTCTTCATGTCTCATCACCACAATCACTTCCATCATTATTCGAACTCAAGCATTATCTTCAAGAACCTCCACTGCCGAATCTGCGTTTTCCTTTGCGAAAAGAAGTGTTTGAGGATTTACCACAAGGTAAGGAATTCTTCTTCACAACAACCTCAGAGCCTTTGGATTGTAGATCCATAATCTATGATATTGTCGGCCCCATCATccgaaacaacaataacaacccTAGTTGTTGTACTCTTCCATTTTCTAGTAGAGACTCTTTCATTGGTGTTTGGGATGATTGTATCAATAGGGTCGTTTCAAGATTCTGCCGCGAAGATGTCGTAATTACTAGAAAACCCTTTTCGTATTGGTCGAATTCACAATCACAAGATACATTGTTGTTGTTGCAAGATGAATGGCCTAATGTGAGTGGGTTTGTGAACAACTTTTGTTTATGGAGAGGTGAAGAATGTGAAGAGTTTAAAGAGAATCATATTCAACAACAAAATCCTTCATCGAGTATCATTCAAAAATTACTATGGAGTTATTTGGATTTACCTTATATCCTTGGTTACTATGCAATTGGAAACAAGGTAACATTTTGTGCAATTAGTAAATCACAAGAAGATGGAAAAATCATTAGAACTGATTTACATCAAGTGAATCTAACAACACCGAGTGAAAGATTCAAAGCATTAGTACCATGTTTTAGAATCGGAATTTTGTTATCAATATTAAGCAGACAATGCTTAACCATGCAAAAGGGTAGTTTCGTCTATAGTGATTTCGAAAGATATAGTTTTGGAAACGGTGTTATAATAGAAATGACACCAAACACATGCAAAAGGGTATATTCGGAAAAGAGAAAATGGTGTTCCGTGAAAGAGGTTTACGAGATTCTAGATCATAGAATCCCACATAGTGAGTTTTTGTTTAAGGTTGTCGAAGACATATACGACATGAGTTTGGTTTTTAAGCCACGAGGGATAAGAGTTAAACCTTTGAATATAGAACAGCTTGTGGAAGCCCTAAAGTATGTTACAAAAGCTTTGGTCGCATTACACGACTTGTCGTTTATGCATAGAGATTTAGGTTGGGAGAATGTTATGATGAGAGAAGGTGGTGAGTGGTTTGTAAGCGGGTTCGACGAAGCGGCCGGTGCGCCGGAGTTGAATAAGTACGTTAAGGAGGGTGCTACGGCGGAGCGTGGGAGACACGCACCGGAGATGGAGAGAGGATTACATGGAGTTAAGGTTGATGTGTGGGGTGTTGGGTATTTGATAATGACAAGTGGGTTGATGAGTGTGCCGAAGATGTTAAGAGAGTTGCAGAATTGGTGCATGGAGCAGAATCCGGAGCAGAGACCTACTGCCGCCGATTGTTACCATCATTTGTTGCAACTTCAGTCGTCTTTGATGGTGTCAGGTGGTGTTGCCGGTGGTGGTGGGTTGATGTGA